Proteins encoded by one window of Pelmatolapia mariae isolate MD_Pm_ZW linkage group LG14, Pm_UMD_F_2, whole genome shotgun sequence:
- the LOC134641475 gene encoding ceramide synthase-like translates to MLSALVCGALVFPGLFCGSRKVLKSTFTQWSDADVVCVSERLVSAIHASLATAAGVTVMISCRDVMADSHWLVNAFVLFGVPYMVFDIYAMYLSHYHTQKLKGHSSSHSGHSLQTVKAFLIKDSMLVLHHVALLLVFMPITLFFRRGLGDFFIGCLFTTEFSTPFVSIGKILIQLGLDNTRLHRINGIIVLLSFFTCRILLFPFMYWMYGRQVGIPLHRVVFHLPLQCNVGNLVLLAPQIYWFILLLRKANRLYLRQRKGPARKD, encoded by the exons ATGCTTTCTGCCCTGGTCTGTGGCGCTCTGGTGTTCCCTGGACTTTTCTGCGGCTCCAGAAAAGTCCTTAAATCCACTTTCACACAGTGGAGCGACGCTGACGTGGTTTGTGTTAGTGAGAG GCTGGTTTCTGCCATACATGCATCTCTGGCTACTGCAGCTGGAGTCACAGTCATGATATCCTGCAGGGACGTCATGGCTGACAG TCACTGGCTGGTGAACGCGTTTGTATTGTTTGGAGTGCCCTACATGGTCTTTGACATCTATGCCATGTATCTGAGCCACTACCATACTCAGAAGCTCAAAGGTCATTCCAGCTCACACAGCGGCCACTCTCTTCAGACAGTGAAAGCTTTTCTCATCAAGGACTCCATGTTGGTTCTTCATCATGTGGCCTTGCTTCTCGTTTTCATGCCCATCACGCTG TTCTTCAGAAGAGGACTGGGGGACTTCTTCATCGGCTGCCTGTTCACCACAGAGTTCAGCACTCCTTTTGTCTCCATTGGAAAGATTCTCATCCAG CTGGGTCTCGACAACACCAGACTCCACAGGATCAACGGCATCATTGTCTTGCTCAGTTTCTTCACATGTCGGATCCTGCTCTTCCCCTTCATGTATTGGATGTATGGCCGGCAAGTTGGGATTCCTCTGCACAGAGTGGTCTTTCACCTGCCGCTGCAATGCAACGTGGGTAACCTAGTGCTCCTGGCTCCACAGATCTACTGGTTTATACTTCTGCTGAGGAAAGCCAACAGACTGTACCTGAGGCAGAGGAAGGGGCCGGCCCGCAAAGACTGA
- the LOC134641719 gene encoding tapasin-like, with translation MTVLILRIFVYLYLSAGVWSVHQIQWLPCYFIDERLYLNKDNHTETRVIPREAILQFGQKGDAPVNPNAITFLVTRSKLDLLQYVEGVEAEQLKCELHRYSTEGGYVRWPVLGAREYNHWFTCILRHSRGHFAVTGSLRHPSDQPPPGQPDYHNWSVIADKEVLTTAVAMVIKTQTPSVKARLKSQQKLHCQFDVDHKGAKVTVEWHRHRPGERTELFSYNRRTGQTEGSGVELRALAAGDASYTLASTTMISEGTYICSVSVNPLFAKVDIYLQIEESPHVSLNVGTTLLLQEGKDLMVKCEANGYYPRDVEIIWYEEDPGTPHPKPLNHSVLFSHKVNGDKTFLLSGVFYLRAAVRDSGKKFTCSVSHQSLKVPITKSFTLIVEEPTNWMLYLVVGSVVILLLYVKRRYLHSVWRRLVQVR, from the exons ATGACGGTTTTAATcttgaggatatttgtttactTGTATCTGAGTGCAG GTGTGTGGAGTGTCCATCAGATCCAGTGGCTGCCTTGTTACTTCATTGATGAGCGTTTGTATTTGAACAAGGACAACCACACAGAGACTCGGGTCATCCCCAGAGAGGCTATACTTCAGTTTGGTCAGAAAGGAGATGCTCCTGTTAACCCAAACGCCATCACTTTCCTGGTCACCA GATCAAAGTTGGATCTGCTGCAGTATGTGGAGGGGGTGGAGGCAGAGCAGCTGAAGTGTGAGCTGCACAGATACAGCACAGAGGGCGGTTATGTCCGCTGGCCTGTCCTCGGTGCCCGGGAGTACAACCACTGGTTTACCTGCATCCTCAGACACAGCAGGGGCCACTTCGCAGTCACTGGCTCCCTCAGACACCCCTCTGACCAGCCTCCCCCAGGGCAGCCAGACTACCACAACTGGTCTGTCATTGCTGACAAAGAGGTACTCACCACCGCAG TCGCCATGGTCATCAAAACACAGACTCCCTCAGTTAAAGCACGCCTGAAGTCCCAGCAAAAGCTCCACTGCCAGTTTGATGTTGACCACAAGGGTGCAAAGGTCACTGTAGAGTGGCATAGGCACCGCCCTGGTGAGAGGACTGAGCTCTTCAGTTACAACAGGCGcacaggacagactgagggGAGCGGTGTCGAACTACGTGCCCTTGCGGCTGGAGATGCCTCCTACACCCTCGCCTCCACCACGATGATCAGTGAAGGGACCTACATTTGTTCAGTGTCCGTGAATCCACTGTTCGCCAAGGTGGATATATATCTGCAGATTGAAG AGTCTCCCCATGTCTCCCTCAATGTTGGAACCACCCTGTTATTGCAGGAGGGCAAGGACTTGATGGTTAAGTGTGAGGCAAATGGCTACTACCCTCGGGATGTGGAGATAATTTGGTATGAGGAGGATCCAGGCACTCCACATCCCAAGCCACTGAACCATAGTGTTCTGTTCAGCCACAAAGTAAATGGGGACAAGACCTTCTTGCTGTCAGGTGTTTTCTACCTCCGGGCTGCGGTCAGGGACTCTGGGAAAAAGTTCACATGTAGCGTCTCGCATCAGTCCCTGAAAGTGCCCATCACAAAGAGCTTCACCCTGATTGTGGAAG AGCCAACCAACTGGATGTTGTACCTTGTTGTGGGCTCTGTTGTGATCCTGCTGTTGTATGTGAAGCGGCGCTACCTGCACTCAG TGTGGAGAAGGTTGGTGCAGGTAAGgtga
- the LOC134641567 gene encoding tapasin-related protein-like, translating into MGLIFTIFIYWSLSAGVWSVHQIQWLPCYFIDERVFLNKDNHTETRLIHREAILQFGQKGDVPVNPNAITFLITRSKLDLLQYVEGVEAEQLKCELHRYSTEGGYVRWPVLGAREYNHWFTCILRHSRGLFTITSFLRRPFDQPPPGRPDYHKWPPIPNREVLTTTVAMVIKTQTPSVKARLKYQQKLHCQFDVDHKGAKVTVEWHKQHHGERTKLFSYNRRTGQTQGSGVGLRAFAAGDASYTLASTTMISEGTYICSVSVNPLFARVDINLQIEEPPHVSLNVGPSLSLVEGNKRKIVCEANSYYPRDVEIIWYKQDPVVLDAPHPRSLENVILSYHKENRDMTFSLSGFFNLQASLRDSGKRFTCSVSHQSLKVPITKSFTLIVEEPTNWMLYLAVGSVMILLLYVKRRYLHSAWRTLAGKAI; encoded by the exons ATGGGTTTAATATTCACGATATTTATTTACTGGTCTCTAAGTGCAG GAGTGTGGAGTGTCCATCAGATCCAGTGGCTGCCCTGCTACTTCATTGATGAGCGTGTGTTTTTGAATAAGGACAACCACACAGAGACTCGGCTCATCCACAGAGAGGCTATACTTCAGTTTGGTCAAAAAGGAGATGTTCCTGTTAACCCAAACGCCATCACTTTCCTGATCACCA GATCAAAGTTGGATCTGCTGCAGTATGTGGAGGGGGTGGAGGCAGAGCAGCTGAAGTGTGAGCTGCACAGATACAGCACAGAGGGCGGTTATGTCCGCTGGCCTGTCCTCGGTGCCCGGGAGTACAACCACTGGTTTACCTGCATCCTCAGACACAGCAGGGGCCTCTTCACCATCACCAGCTTCCTCAGGCGCCCCTTCGACCAGCCTCCCCCAGGACGGCCAGACTACCACAAATGGCCCCCCATCCCTAACAGAGAGGTACTCACCACCACAG TCGCCATGGTCATCAAAACACAGACTCCCTCAGTTAAAGCACGCCTGAAGTACCAGCAAAAGCTCCACTGCCAGTTTGATGTCGACCACAAGGGTGCAAAGGTCACTGTGGAGTGGCACAAGCAGCACCACGGTGAGAGGACCAAGCTCTTCAGTTACAACAGGCGCACAGGACAGACCCAGGGAAGTGGTGTTGGACTACGTGCCTTTGCAGCTGGAGATGCCTCCTACACCCTCGCCTCCACCACGATGATCAGTGAAGGGACCTACATTTGTTCAGTGTCCGTGAATCCACTATTCGCCAGGGTGGATATAAATCTGCAGATTGAAG AGCCTCCCCATGTCTCCCTCAATGTGGGACCCAGTCTCTCACTAGTGGAGGGTAACAAGAGGAAGATTGTGTGTGAGGCAAACAGCTACTACCCTCGGGATGTGGAGATAATTTGGTACAAGCAGGATCCAGTCGTGTTGGACGCGCCACATCCCAGGTCACTGGAGAATGTAATCCTTTCCTACCACAAAGAAAATCGGGACATGACCTTCTCGTTGTCGGGCTTCTTCAACCTCCAGGCTTCGCTCAGGGACTCTGGGAAAAGGTTCACATGCAGCGTTTCGCATCAGTCCCTGAAAGTGCCCATCACAAAGAGCTTCACCCTGATTGTGGAAG AGCCAACCAACTGGATGTTGTACCTCGCTGTGGGCTCTGTTATGATCCTGCTGTTGTATGTGAAGCGGCGCTACCTGCACTCAG CATGGAGAACGTTAGCAGGTAAGGcgatataa
- the gemin4 gene encoding gem-associated protein 4, translated as MNKASTVLQGAFLLADKLCSPSSLSTIQKADWSRVGHVILEALKEICRQDDVSDCPNPAAESWKKRMVCVVWLKLLCREAEENVELAWRENPFFSLQNSLPEVSRVVLLELVKSAAAAGVFASFLLRLPHAQICAELERLVEHVRSDPIGEDDIRLLLEVWWELWKGRAEEKVGEEESIEKMFANQLARLSSESSSLSPQAAKRLKLDTPNSADILHILLYALKDMKGHISSADLCFQSLSISLDALYTTFLIDQNVVLPAKEKLDCLCKILRAREENMEKLSPETIQEALKDLRASHTPSQFKLCQMKLSEALKIITELAQFWQSGVLNQCDHSSPSYSAFQLEQSIQRVLASLEEAPGAGTDDFEGENDTLRGVLKSLSLPAAESSPEVSAEVAAVIITHHLEDCEDFAVLFASEPLWAERADRWLDCLEKNQGAFRKHSTLMNLASTLMSRLHSESANMRQCHKLLKITSGIFSTLTLEDQNKALAAMLRLSSRGFFECSVPAALADGFEQELNMAFNCIIQGAGGASAGTSQGNLTTAASLVARVAFQNPEATLRSCCHSAVFNKGAFSLMGKILEQLPGLRDQRGRRDGGRKNVVCSLLCKCLQDVIQTKSLSATEKEQFLKFLGLLMEPVTSAEGEGKRESVLSPHEVVKTFVLPNLSATAHCSVDAELSMQLLQTALSVDMQEAATTPHWVLDCSPFPLLYMLAQLHNQTLRCWEQPPDHHIWSMDMKELLLSVLTTLGQVVGAEVAVAPSSWSRALFWLHNKMEELDWTVQFLLKPVWGEHFKNEVPSSLLAVCDLPEQEWLGVDLPSYGLGTGLLAWMECCSISDSLQSTMLSCLTLDQHKPDHVSMFSKGLLVALTQMLPWCSVSQWSRLLRGLRELITSSRLHVPFSLEYVDFLPLLDLRKFSCELRLSVLLLRVLQLLCGSSCSDWLSADGWAHVGRLYAHAVRDMMNSLRAKLPLPSSGAFTASASTPPKTPATTDSNPTLIYPKSKEARDTPLISKDSQKETAPSQEVLFVLSQLFCHVQHVQVMMPGGQCEPLFLSSLEILSQYEAIMAAFPNSCTPLECDNTRHFFSTISDNLENPEMKAVLQQKIAQLVSSAA; from the exons ATGAACAAAG CCTCGACAGTACTTCAGGGAGCTTTCCTCCTGGCTGATAAGCTGTGTTCCCCCTCATCCCTGTCCACCATTCAGAAAGCAGACTGGAGCCGGGTGGGACATGTGATCTTGGAAGCACTCAAAGAAATCTGCAGACAGGATGACGTCAGTGACTGTCCCAACCCAGCAGCTGAGAGCTGGAAAAAGAGGATGGTTTGTGTTGTGTGGCTGAAGCTGCTGTgcagagaggctgaggagaACGTTGAGTTGGCTTGGAGGGAGAACCCTTTCTTCTCTCTCCAAAACAGCCTCCCTGAGGTCAGCCGTGTCGTCCTGCTTGAGCTGGTGAAGTCAGCAGCAGCTGCGGGTGTTTTTGCCAGTTTCCTCCTGCGTCTTCCTCACGCTCAAATCTGTGCTGAGCTGGAAAGGCTGGTGGAACATGTGAGGAGCGATCCCATAGGGGAAGACGATATACGACTCCTTCTGGAGGTTTGGTGGGAGCTGTGGAAAGGCAGAGCGGAAGAGAAGGTTGGAGAAGAAGAGAGCATAGAGAAGATGTTTGCCAACCAGCTTGCTCGCCTCTCCTCTGAGTCCTCCAGTCTGTCCCCTCAGGCTGCAAAGAGGTTAAAGTTAGACACGCCAAATTCAGCAGATATTCTGCACATTCTCCTTTACGCACTCAAAGACATGAAAGGTCACATATCCTCAGCTGACCTCTGCTTTCAGTCCTTATCCATTTCCCTCGATGCTCTTTATACAACCTTCCTGATAGACCAAAACGTGGTGCTTCCAGCTAAAGAGAAGTTGGACTGTTTGTGTAAAATCCTCCGAGCCAGAGAGGAGAACATGGAGAAGCTTAGTCCTGAAACGATTCAGGAAGCTCTGAAAGACTTGCGTGCTTCTCACACACCTTCTCAGTTTAAGCTGTGCCAGATGAAGCTGAGTGAAGCCCTGAAGATTATCACAGAGCTTGCACAATTTTGGCAAAGCGGTGTTCTCAATCAGTGTGACCACTCCAGTCCTAGTTACTCTGCTTTCCAGTTAGAACAAAGCATCCAGAGGGTCCTGGCTTCTCTAGAGGAAGCACCTGGAGCTGGGACTGACGACTTTGAAGGAGAGAATGATACACTCAGAGGTGTGCTGAAGTCACTGTCCCTCCCTGCAGCAGAGAGCAGCCCTGAAGTGAGCGCAGAGGTTGCTGCTGTCATCATCACCCATCACCTGGAAGACTGTGAGGACTTTGCAGTGTTGTTTGCCAGCGAGCCATTATGGGCAGAACGTGCGGATCGCTGGCTCGACTGCCTAGAAAAAAACCAGGGGGCATTCCGGAAGCACAGCACCCTCATGAACCTCGCCTCCACCCTAATGAGCAGACTCCATAGCGAGAGCGCTAACATGAGGCAGTGCCACAAACTGCTGAAAATCACTTCAGGTATTTTCTCCACACTCACATTAGAAGACCAGAACAAAGCGTTGGCTGCCATGCTGAGATTATCCAGCAGGGGGTTCTTCGAGTGCTCTGTACCTGCTGCTCTAGCTGATGGGTTTGAACAGGAGCTCAACATGGCCTTCAACTGCATCATTCAGGGGGCGGGCGGAGCTTCAGCGGGAACTTCACAGGGCAACCTGACTACGGCAGCCTCTCTAGTTGCAAGAGTGGCCTTTCAGAACCCCGAAGCCACTTTGAGGTCCTGCTGTCATTCGGCTGTTTTCAACAAAGGAGCTTTCTCTCTAATGGGTAAGATCCTGGAACAGCTGCCAGGACTCAGAGACCAGAGGGGAAGAAGAGATGGAGGGAGGAAAAATGTGGTGTGCAGTTTACTTTGCAAGTGTTTACAGGACGTGATCCAGACCAAGTCACTGTCAGCAactgaaaaagaacagttccTCAAGTTCCTGGGTCTGCTCATGGAGCCCGTCACTTCAGCTGAGGGAGAAGGAAAGAGGGAAAGCGTTCTGTCACCTCACGAAGTCGTGAAAACCTTTGTCCTGCCTAACCTCTCAGCTACAG CTCACTGTTCTGTGGATGCAGAGCTGAGTATGCAGCTTCTCCAGACTGCTTTGTCTGTGGACATGCAGGAAGCAGCCACCACTCCTCACTGGGTGTTGGACTGCTCTCCTTTCCCCCTCCTCTACATGCTGGCCCAGCTACACAACCAGACTCTCAG ATGTTGGGAGCAACCACCAGACCACCACATCTGGTCCATGGATATGAAGGAGCTGCTGTTGTCAGTGCTGACCACTCTGGGGCAGGTGGTGGGTGCGGAGGTGGCAGTGGCCCCCAGCAGCTGGTCCCGAGCGCTGTTCTGGCTCCACAACAAGATGGAAGAGCTGGACTGGACGGTTCAGTTCCTGCTGAAGCCTGTGTGGGGGGAGCACTTTAAAAATGAAGTGCCCTCCTCTCTGCTGGCTGTGTGTGATCTACCTGAACAG GAATGGTTGGGTGTGGACCTTCCCTCGTACGGTTTGGGCACAGGTCTTTTAGCCTGGATGGAGTGTTGCTCCATATCTGACTCTCTGCAGAGCACCATGCTGTCCTGTCTCACTCTGGACCAGCACAAACCTGACCACGTCAGCATGTTCAGCAAAGGCCTGCTAGTGGCTCTGACTCAGATGCTGCCCTGGTGCTCCGTCTCCCAGTGGAGCAGGCTGCTGAGAGGCCTCCGTGAGCTGATCACATCCAGCCGCCTTCATGTGCCTTTCTCTCTGGAGTATGTGGACTTTCTGCCCCTACTGGACCTGAGGAAGTTTTCATGTGAACTCCGCCTGTCGGTCCTCCTCCTTCGAGTCCTGCAGCTGCTCTGCGGCTCCAGCTGCTCTGACTGGCTGTCGGCGGATGGCTGGGCACACGTAGGCAGGTTATACGCCCACGCTGTGAGGGACATGATGAATTCACTACGAGCCAAACTGCCTCTTCCTTCATCTGGTGCTTTTACTGCTTCTGCTTCAACTCCTCCTAAAACACCAGCAACCACAGACTCAAATCCAACTCTCATATATCCAAAGTCCAAAGAAGCCAGAGACACTCCTCTGATATCAAAGGATTCACAGAAGGAGACTGCTCCGAGCCAGGAAGTTCTTTTTGTTCTGAGCCAGCTCTTCTGCCATGTTCAGCACGTCCAG GTGATGATGCCAGGAGGCCAATGTGAGCCTCTGTTCCTCTCTAGTCTGGAGATCCTCAGTCAGTACGAGGCCATTATGGCCGCCTTCCCAAACAGCTGCACCCCACTGGAGTGCGACAACACCCGCCACTTCTTCTCTACCATCTCGGACAACTTGGAGAACCCGGAGATGAAGGCTGTGCTGCAGCAGAAAATTGCTCAGCTCGTGTCCTCAGCAGCATGA